In Ovis aries strain OAR_USU_Benz2616 breed Rambouillet chromosome 13, ARS-UI_Ramb_v3.0, whole genome shotgun sequence, the following are encoded in one genomic region:
- the VPS16 gene encoding vacuolar protein sorting-associated protein 16 homolog, which produces MDCYTANWNPLGDSAFYRKYELYSMDWDLKEELRDCLVAAAPYGGPIALLRNPWRKEKPASARPVLEIYSASGVPLASLLWKSGPVVSLGWSAEEELLCVQEDGVVLVYGLHGDFRRHFSMGNEVLQNRVLDARIFHTEFGSGVAILTGAHRFTLSANVGDLKLRRMPEVPGLQSAPSCWTTVCQDRVAHILLAVGPDLYLLDHAACSAVTPPGLAPGVSSFLQMAVSFTYRHLALFTDTGYIWMGTASLKEKLCEFNCNIRAPPKQMVWCSRPRSKERAVVVAWERRLMVVGDAPESIQFVLDEDSYLVPELDGVRIFSRSTHEFLHEVPVASEEIFKIASMAPGALLLEAQKEYEKESQKADEYLREIQELGQLPQAVQQCIEAAGHEHWPDMQKSLLRAASFGKCFLDRFPPDSFVRMCRDLRVLNAVRDYHIGIPLTYSQYKQLTIQVLLDRLVLRRLYPLAIQICEYLRLPEVQGVSRILAHWACYKVQQKDVSDEDVARAINQKLGDTPGVSYSDIAARAYGCGRTELAIKLLEYEPRSGEQVPLLLKMKRSKLALSKAIESGDTDLVFTVLLHLKNELNRGDFFMTLRNQPMALSLYRQFCKHQELETLKDLYNQDDNHQELGSFHIRASYAAEERIEGRVAALQTAADAFYKAKNEFAAKATEDQMRLLRLQRRLEDELGGRFLDLSLHDTVTTLILSGQNKRAEQLARDFRIPDKRLWWLKLTALADLEDWEELEKFSKSKKSPIGYLPFVEICMKQHNKYEAKKYASRVGPEQKVKALLLVGDVAQAADVAIEHRNEAEMSLVLSHCTGATDGATADKIQRARAQAQKK; this is translated from the exons GAAATATGAGCTGTATAGCATGGACTGGGAcctgaaggaggaactgagggACTGCTTAGTGGCTGCTGCACCCTATGGGGGCCCCATTG CACTGCTGAGGAACCCCTGGCGGAAGGAGAAGCCCGCCAGTGCCCGGCCTGTTCTTGAGATCTACTCAGCTTCTGGGGTGCCCCTGGCTAGTCTGTTG TGGAAGAGTGGGCCTGTGGTGTCCCTGGGCTGGTCAGCTGAGGAGGAGCTGCTCTGCGTGCAGGAAGACGGAGTTGTGCTGGTTTATGGGCTGCATGGTGACTTCCGGAGACACTTCAGCATGGGCAAT GAGGTGCTCCAGAACCGGGTTCTGGATGCCCGGATCTTCCATACTGAGTTTGGTTCTGGGGTGGCCATCCTCACAGGAGCCCACCGCTTCACCCTCAGTGCCAACGTGGGTGACCTCAAACTCCGCCGGATGCCAGAGGTGCCAG GTCTGCAGAGTGCACCCTCATGCTGGACCACAGTGTGCCAGGACCGAGTGGCGCACATTCTCCTGGCTGTAGGGCCTGATCTTTACCTCCTGGACCATGCGGCCTGTTCTGCGGTG ACACCGCCTGGCCTGGCCCCAGGAGTGAGCAGCTTCCTGCAGATGGCTGTGTCCTTCACCTACAGACACTTGGCACTCTTCACAGACACAGGCTACATCTGGATGGGGACAGCATCTCTCAAG GAGAAGCTGTGTGAGTTCAACTGCAACATCCGGGCCCCCCCGAAGCAGATGGTCTg gtgtaGCCGTCCGCGCAGCAAGGAGAGGGCTGTTGTGGTGGCCTGGGAGAGGCGGCTAATGGTGGTGGGCGATGCACCTGAGAGCATCCA GTTCGTGCTAGATGAGGACTCCTACCTGGTGCCTGAGCTGGATGGGGTCCGAATCTTCTCCCGCAGTACCCATGAGTTCCTGCATGAGGTTCCAG TGGCCAGTGAGGAGATCTTTAAAATAGCCTCGATGGCCCCTGGAGCGCTGTTGTTGGAGGCTCAGAAAGAATATGAG AAAGAGAGCCAGAAGGCGGATGAGTACCTGCGGGAGATCCAGGAGCTGGGGCAGCTGCCCCAGGCTGTGCAGCAGTGCATCGAGGCTGCAGGACACGAGCACTGGCCAGATATGCAGAAGAGTCTGCTCAGG GCAGCCTCCTTCGGAAAGTGTTTCCTGGACAGATTTCCACCTGACAGCTTTGTGCGCATGTGTCGGGACCTTCGTGTACTCAATGCCGTTCGGGACTATCACATCGGAATCCCCCTCACCTATAGCCA ATACAAGCAGCTCACTATCCAGGTGTTGCTAGACAG GCTTGTGTTGCGGAGGCTTTACCCCCTGGCCATTCAGATATGTGAGTACCTGCGGCTTCCTGAAGTGCAGGGCGTCAGCAGAATCCTGGCCCACTGGGCCTGCTACAAG GTACAACAGAAGGATGTGTCTGACGAGGATGTTGCTCGGGCCATTAATCAGAAGCTGGGGGACACGCCTGGTGTCTCCTACTCTGACATTGCTGCACGAGCCTATGGCTGTGGCCGCACGGAGCTGGCCATCAAG CTGCTGGAATATGAGCCACGCTCTGGGGAGCAAGTTCCCCTTCTCCTGAAGATGAAGAGGAGCAAACTGGCATTAAGCAAGGCCATCGAGAGTGGGGATACTGATCTGG TGTTCACAGTGCTGCTGCACCTGAAGAATGAGCTGAACCGAGGAGATTTTTTCATGACGCTTCGGAACCAGCCTATGGCCTTAAGTTTGTACCGACAG TTCTGTAAGCATCAGGAGCTGGAGACGCTGAAGGACCTTTACAACCAGGATGACAACCACCAGGAGCTGGGCAGCTTCCACATCCGAGCCAGCTACGCTGCAGAGGAG CGAATTGAGGGACGAGTCGCAGCTCTACAGACGGCAGCCGATGCCTTCTACAAGGCCAAGAATGAGTTTGCAGCCAAG GCTACAGAGGATCAGATGCGGCTCCTACGGCTTCAGCGACGCCTAGAAGATGAGCTGGGGGGCCGGTTCTTAGACCTGTCTCTACATGACACAGTCACCACCCTCATTCTCAGTGGCCAAAACAAGCGCGCGGAGCAGCTGGCACGTGACTTTCGCATCCCTGACAAGAG GCTCTGGTGGCTGAAGCTGACTGCCCTGGCAGATTTAGAAGACTGGGAGGAGCTAGAGAAGTTTTCTAAGAGCAAGAAATCACCCATTGGCTACCTG CCCTTTGTGGAGATCTGCATGAAGCAACACAATAAATATGAGGCCAAGAAGTATGCTTCCCGCGTGGGTCCTGAGCAGAAGGTCAAGGCCTTGCTCCTTGTTGG GGATGTGGCTCAGGCTGCAGATGTTGCCATTGAGCACCGGAATGAGGCGGAGATGAGCCTCGTATTGTCCCACTGCACCGGAGCCACAGATGGGGCCACAGCCGACAAGATTCAGCGGGCTCGGGCACAAGCCCAGAAGAAATGA